A region of Drosophila mauritiana strain mau12 chromosome 3L, ASM438214v1, whole genome shotgun sequence DNA encodes the following proteins:
- the LOC117139519 gene encoding phospholipid scramblase 1, whose translation MMQMSEYKVLPQNAPQDENGAVVLQPQAANAGNNANGPENWMSIPVGMPNCPQGLEYLTALDQLLVSQKIEKLELLTGFETKNRFKVKNSLGQNVYFAYEESDCCTRNMLGRSRPFEMKILDNFQNEVLHLYRPFKCDILCCFPSCMNAVEVSAPPGQVIGSVEQICTFLRPKFNIKNTFGDIVLQIEGPVCPCKCFSDTNFKVLSANNEEIGKISKQWSGLGRELFTDADYFSVTFPLNLDVRMKALIFAALFLIDAVYYEQ comes from the exons ATGATGCAGATGAGCGAGTACAAGGTGCTCCCGCAGAATGCACCGCAGGACGAGAATGGCGCTGTGGTCCTGCAGCCGCAGGCGGCAAATGCCGGCAACAATGCCAACGGACCTG AGAACTGGATGTCGATACCCGTGGGCATGCCCAACTGCCCGCAGGGACTGGAATACCTGACCGCCCTGGACCAGCTGCTCGTGTCGCAGAAGATCGAGAAACTGGAGCTGCTCACCGGCTTCGAGACGAAGAACCGCTTCAAGGTGAAGAACTCACTGGGCCAGAATGTGTACTTCGCGTACGAGGAGAGCGACTGCTGCACCCGCAACATGCTCGGCCGGTCGCGTCCCTTCGAGATGAAGATCCTGGACAATTTCCAAAACGAGGTGCTCCACCTGTACCGGCCCTTCAAGTGTGACATCCTCTGCTGCTTCCCCAGCTGCATGAACGCCGTAGAGGTGTCGGCGCCGCCCGGCCAGGTGATCGGAAGCGTGGAGCAGATCTGCACCTTCCTGCGGCCCAAGTTCAACATCAAGAACACATTCGGCGACATCGTCCTGCAGATCGAGGGACCCGTCTGTCCATGCAAGTGCTTCAGCGATACCAACTTCAAG GTATTGAGCGCCAACAACGAGGAGATCGGCAAAATCAGCAAACAATGGTCCGGACTGGGAAGGGAGCTGTTCACCGATGCGGACTACTTCAGCGTCACCTTCCCCCTGAATCTGGATGTTCGCATGAAGGCGCTCATATTCGCAGCGCTCTTTTTGATT GACGCGGTTTACTACGAGCAGTAG
- the LOC117139521 gene encoding peroxiredoxin-2 — protein MSKYLSVLLLSAALVGAAKPEDNESCYSFAGGSVYPDQPKGDHQLQYTKAVISKPAPQFEGTAVVNKEIVKLSLSQYLGKYVVLLFYPLDFTFVCPTEIIAFSDRIAEFKKIKTEVIGVSVDSHFTHLAWINTPRKEGGLGDVKIPLLSDLTHKISKDYGVYLESSGHALRGLFIIDQTGVLRQITMNDLPVGRSVDETIRLVQAFQYTDTHGEVCPAGWRPGADTIVPNPEEKTKYFAKNN, from the exons ATGTCCAAGTACTTATCTGTCCTACTGCTGTCCGCGGCACTTGTTGGAGCTGCCAAGCCGGAAGATAATGAGTCGTGCTATTCCTTCGCCGGCGGCTCCGTTTATCCCGACCAGCCAAAGGGCGACCATCAGCTGCAGTACACCAAGGCAGTCA TTTCCAAGCCAGCTCCGCAGTTCGAGGGCACCGCCGTGGTGAATAAGGAGATTGTGAAGCTATCACTGTCCCAGTATCTGGGAAAGTATGTGGTGCTACTCTTCTACCCGCTGGACTT CACCTTTGTATGCCCAACGGAGATCATCGCCTTTTCCGACCGCATCGCCGAGTTCAAGAAGATCAAGACCGAGGTGATTGGCGTCAGCGTGGACTCGCACTTCACCCACTTGGCCTGGATCAACACGCCGCGCAAGGAGGGCGGCCTGGGCGACGTGAAGATCCCACTGCTCTCCGATCTGACGCACAAGATCAGCAAGGACTACGGCGTCTACCTGGAGTCCAGCGGCCATGCGCTGCGCGGTCTCTTCATCATCGATCAGACCGGAGTGCTGCGACAGATCACCATGAATGATCTGCCCGTGGGACGCTCTGTGGACGAGACCATTCGTCTGGTTCAGGCCTTCCAGTATACGGATACCCACGGAGAGGTTTGCCCAGCAGGTTGGCGGCCAGGTGCCGATACG ATCGTTCCCAATCCTGAGGAGAAGACGAAGTACTTTGCCAAGAACAACTAG
- the LOC117139518 gene encoding sphingosine kinase 2 yields the protein MSESLDKTTSPSSASSRATPRGAEDADEGHDVSDTFYTSQRKKGSHVFRVRLDATGFTLQRESPGGSIVKEQHVRISDIVGARCMRPKKSRRLAMSGACACSSGNPNSPAISASGDHHRPATTPSKCSTNSRDSIPSDGGDVSAFLYVFAYVLKKRSLRSELHRERTVLTLRFRSFDTFEDNMREADRWYRSLRWQLHRTLEEIFVAPTVDERRRRVLVLLNPKSGSGDAREVFNMHVTPVLNEAEVPYDLYVTKHSNFAIEFLSTRCLDAWCCVVAVGGDGLFHEIVNGLLQRQDWAHVLPHLALGIIPCGSGNGLARSIAHCYNEPYFSKPVLGAALTVISGRSSPMDVVRVQLQSRSLYSFLSIGWGLISDVDIESERIRVLGYQRFTVWTLYRLVNLRTYNGRISYLLTDHEVSSTHSATGYAAQRRMQSSRSCNTHIDMLNGPAPIYHSSAEYLPQEFADVISLETSINQSFRSRCDSWLSGGSRRSFYYSISESIYHSLADESEFAGLAAASLENRQQNYGPASELPDLSEPLSEDQGWLVEEGEFVMMHAVYQTHLGIDCHFAPKAQLNDGTIYLILIRAGISRPHLLSFLYNMSSGTHLPEAHDDHVKVLPVRAFRLEPYDNHGIITVDGERVEFGPLQAEVLPGIARVMVPK from the exons ATGAGCGAATCTCTTGATAAGACCACCAGTCCGAGCTCGGCCAGTTCCAGGGCCACGCCCCGGGGGGCGGAGGATGCGGATGAGGGCCACGACGTGAGCGACACCTTCTACACGAGCCAGCGCAAGAAGGGCAGCCACGTATTTCGGGTGCGCCTGGACGCCACAGGATTCACCCTGCAGCGGGAGTCGCCGGGCGGTAGCATTGTTAAGGAGCAGCATGTCCGCATCTCGGACATTGTGGGTGCCCGCTGCATGCGGCCCAAGAAGAGCCGGCGCTTGGCGATGTCGGGCGCCTGTGCGTGCAGCTCCGGTAATCCCAATTCGCCAGCCATCTCGGCGTCCGGCGATCACCATCGCCCTGCCACCACACCAAGCAAATGCAGCACCAATAGCCGGGATAGTATCCCGTCGGATGGCGGCGATGTCAGCGCGTTTCTCTACGTGTTTGCCTATGTTCTGAAGAAGAGGAGCCTGCGGTCGGAGTTGCACCGCGAGCGAACGGTGCTCACTCTGCGCTTCAGATCGTTCGACACCTTCGAGGACAACATGAGGGAGGCGGATCGTTGGTACAGATCCCTTCGCTGGCAGCTGCATCGCACGTTGGAGGAGATCTTTGTGGCGCCGACAGTGGATGAGCGACGCCGTCGAGTGCTGGTGCTATTAAATCCCAAGTCCGGTTCCGGTGACGCTCGTGAGGTCTTCAACATGCATGTGACGCCGGTGCTCAACGAGGCCGAGGTGCCCTACGACCTGTATGTAACCAAGCATTCCAACTTCGCCATCGAGTTTTTGAGCACCAGGTGCTTGGACGCCTGGTGCTGCGTGGTGGCTGTCGGCGGAGACGGTCTCTTCCACGAGATAGTCAATGGACTGCTGCAGCGCCAGGACTGGGCCCACGTCCTGCCTCATCTGGCACTGGGAATCATTCCTTGCGGCTCCGGGAACGGATTGGCCCGCTCCATTGCCCATTGTTACAA CGAACCATACTTCAGCAAGCCAGTGCTAGGAGCTGCTCTGACCGTAATCAGTGGACGCAGTTCACCCATGGACGTGGTCCGCGTGCAGCTGCAGAGTCGCTCCCTCTACTCCTTCCTGTCCATCGGCTGGGGTCTGATCTCGGACGTGGACATCGAGAGCGAGCGCATTCGGGTGTTGGGCTACCAGCGCTTCACCGTGTGGACCCTCTACCGTCTGGTGAATTTGCGCACCTACAACGGCCGGATCAGTTATCTGCTAACGGACCATGAGGTGTCCTCAACCCATAGCGCTACCGGCTATGCTGCCCAGCGGAGAATGCAGAGCAGCCGTAGCTGCAACACGCACATCGACATGCTAAATGGGCCGGCGCCCATCTATCATTCCAGTGCCGAGTACCTGCCACAGGAGTTTGCGGACGTGATCTCCCTGGAGACGTCCATCAATCAGTCGTTCCGCTCGAGGTGCGACAGCTGGTTGTCGGGGGGATCGCGGCGCAGCTTCTACTATTCCATATCGGAGAGCATCTACCACAGTCTGGCGGATGAGAGCGAGTTCGCCGGCCTGGCGGCCGCCTCGCTGGAAAACAGGCAGCAGAACTACGGTCCGGCGAGCGAGCTGCCGGACCTGAGCGAACCGCTGTCAGAGGATCAGGGTTGGCTGGTAGAGGAGGGCGAGTTCGTCATGATGCACGCCGTGTACCAGACCCATCTCGGCATCGACTGCCACTTTGCGCCCAAGGCCCAGCTGAACGATGGCACCATTTACCTGATCCTCATACGCGCCGGCATCAGCCGCCCGCACCTGCTGAGCTTCCTCTACAACATGAGCTCCGGCACCCACCTGCCGGAGGCGCACGACGACCATGTGAAGGTGCTGCCAGTGCGAGCATTCCGCCTGGAGCCCTACGACAATCACGGCATCATCACGGTCGACGGCGAGCGCGTCGAATTCGGGCCCCTCCAAGCTGAGGTTCTGCCGGGCATAGCCCGCGTCATGGTGCCCAAGTAG
- the LOC117140534 gene encoding uncharacterized protein DDB_G0290587 isoform X2, with protein sequence MGVKKHISETPLSKSNSVDLYRPPALRNNSNNNNSSSEEAAAANEAITTPLAAGTATTASTSPTSKESPNREYQADASAAAATRRERRPDRAVYVPRARRSQTTPPTTTTTTTAAAATAVATTAPAAAAVVAATITTAPDSPPVADTHPSKADDANGQPPSKSKKSKSHRERRERGKKTTATTTADNATVLVISASENDTQSNEEHRPAKPADCDKEIMSGAQRTKPGNGNKSASNGKSQQSPPLRIEDVVAARSTNGEEPAKCDNDVRELQRASKEINRSNRRIMKQTFNSDVLEIPEKIETSATKAIPTSPQASATAKPPAESTTEDDDEEDEDDWEKMFDESGDCLDPKILQELSESVGKCKIELPKMDYTVFHIKQQLLNEEEFPHVLEVSNFPVEFKTPDLLMLFAQYRGSGFDIKWVDDTHALAVFSSSRIAAEVLTMGHPFVKLKPLAEATLESRLKAKKAGAVSMQPYRQRPETCTALARRLVSGALGVKLPTAPQERENERRVLREAKERKLLAAKQRDEVWES encoded by the exons ATGGGCGTTAAGAAGCATATCAGCGAGACTCCAT TAAGCAAATCGAACTCGGTGGATTTATACAGGCCGCCAGCGCTGAGGAACAatagcaataacaacaacagcagcagcgaggAAGCAGCTGCAGCAAACGAAGCTATAACAACACCATTAGCTGCAGGAACAGCAACCACTGCATCTACGAGTCCTACCTCCAAAGAATCCCCGAACAG AGAGTACCAGGCGGACGCTtcagcagcggcggcgaccCGTCGTGAACGCCGTCCCGATCGAGCGGTTTATGTGCCAAGGGCACGACGCAGTCAAACTACACCACCGactactacaacaacaacaacggcggcggcagcgacagcggttgcaacaacagcaccagcagcagcggcggtaGTCGCAGCAACAATTACAACAGCGCCGGATTCCCCGCCAGTTGCAGATACACACCCGAGCAAAGCGGACGACGCCAACGGTCAGCCGCCGTCCAAGTCGAAGAAAAGCAAATCGCATCGGGAGCGCAGAGAACGCGGAAAAAAAACGACAGCAACTACAACGGCCGATAACGCCACTGTACTGGTTATATCAGCATCTGAGAACGATACTCAATCCAacgaagaacaccgaccggcAAAGCCAGCGGACTGTGATAAGGAG ATCATGAGCGGCGCCCAGCGTACAAAGCCAGGCAATGGCAACAAATCAGCCAGCAATGGCAAAAGCCAGCAATCGCCTCCGCTGCGCATCGAGGATGTGGTGGCGGCCAGGAGCACCAATGGCGAGGAGCCGGCCAAATGTGATAATGATGTGCGCGAGCTACAGCGAGCCTCAAAG GAAATCAATCGCAGCAATCGCCGCATCATGAAACAAACCTTCAACTCAGATGTGCTGGAGATTCCCGAGAAAATAGAGACATCGGCAACAAAGGCAATCCCCACATCACCGCAAGCATCAGCCACAGCGAAACCACCTGCAGAAAGCACCACcgaagatgatgatgaggaggacgaggacgacTGGGAGAAGATGTTCGACGAGAGTGGCGACTGTCTGGATCCCAAGATTCTCCAAGAACTGTCTGAATCCGTGGGCAAGTGCAAAATAGAGCTGCCCAAAATGGACTATACG GTCTTTCACATTAAACAACAACTGCTCAACGAAGAGGAGTTTCCGCACGTTCTGGAGGTGTCCAATTTCCCAGTGGAGTTCAAAACTCCCGACCTCCTCATGCTTTTCGCCCAGTACAGGGGCAGTGGCTTCGACATCAAGTGGGTGGACGATACCCATGCCCTGGCTGTGTTCAGCAGTTCCCGCATTG CTGCTGAGGTGCTGACGATGGGGCATCCGTTTGTCAAGTTGAAGCCACTGGCGGAGGCCACTCTGGAGTCACGACTGAAGGCGAAGAAGGCCGGCGCGGTGTCAATGCAGCCGTATCGCCAGCGTCCGGAAACCTGCACGGCCTTGGCCCGACGACTGGTATCGGGTGCACTGGGAGTCAAGCTGCCCACGGCGCCGCAGGAACGGGAGAACGAGAGGCGGGTGCTACGTGAAGCCAAAG AACGCAAACTGCTAGCTGCCAAACAGCGGGACGAGGTCTGGGAGAGCTAG
- the LOC117140534 gene encoding myb-like protein P isoform X1 gives MEFPHKRLIIHAHSQRAELIDGLFTFSTAFFPSVLLFPPVGNYRRYLIHQTCEKYRQQYDLFTFSVGQGPQRRTVLCFRNQLLDPSGFENRKQQQQREKDREREAAKSWRSNNNSHYHTNGRSSSASRRSATELCKMGVKKHISETPLSKSNSVDLYRPPALRNNSNNNNSSSEEAAAANEAITTPLAAGTATTASTSPTSKESPNREYQADASAAAATRRERRPDRAVYVPRARRSQTTPPTTTTTTTAAAATAVATTAPAAAAVVAATITTAPDSPPVADTHPSKADDANGQPPSKSKKSKSHRERRERGKKTTATTTADNATVLVISASENDTQSNEEHRPAKPADCDKEIMSGAQRTKPGNGNKSASNGKSQQSPPLRIEDVVAARSTNGEEPAKCDNDVRELQRASKEINRSNRRIMKQTFNSDVLEIPEKIETSATKAIPTSPQASATAKPPAESTTEDDDEEDEDDWEKMFDESGDCLDPKILQELSESVGKCKIELPKMDYTVFHIKQQLLNEEEFPHVLEVSNFPVEFKTPDLLMLFAQYRGSGFDIKWVDDTHALAVFSSSRIAAEVLTMGHPFVKLKPLAEATLESRLKAKKAGAVSMQPYRQRPETCTALARRLVSGALGVKLPTAPQERENERRVLREAKERKLLAAKQRDEVWES, from the exons ATGGAATTCCCGCATAAACGACTCATTATACACGCACACAGTCAGCGAGCTGAATTGATCGATGGTTTGTTCACCTTCTCCACCGCTTTCTTCCCCAGCGTTCTGCTCTTTCCACCTGTGGGCAACTACCGCCGTTATCTCATCCACCAAACATGTGAGAAATACCGCCAGCAGTACGATCTGTTCACCTTCTCAGTGGGCCAAGGGCCGCAGCGGCGCACCGTCCTCTGCTTTCGCAACCAGCTTCTGGATCCCAGTGGCTTCGAGAA CcgcaagcagcagcagcagagggAGAAGGATAGAGAGCGAGAGGCAGCGAAAAGCTGGCGGAGCAACAACAATTCGCACTATCACACGAAcggcagaagcagcagcgccagcagAAGAAGCGCCACGGAGCTCTGTAAGATGGGCGTTAAGAAGCATATCAGCGAGACTCCAT TAAGCAAATCGAACTCGGTGGATTTATACAGGCCGCCAGCGCTGAGGAACAatagcaataacaacaacagcagcagcgaggAAGCAGCTGCAGCAAACGAAGCTATAACAACACCATTAGCTGCAGGAACAGCAACCACTGCATCTACGAGTCCTACCTCCAAAGAATCCCCGAACAG AGAGTACCAGGCGGACGCTtcagcagcggcggcgaccCGTCGTGAACGCCGTCCCGATCGAGCGGTTTATGTGCCAAGGGCACGACGCAGTCAAACTACACCACCGactactacaacaacaacaacggcggcggcagcgacagcggttgcaacaacagcaccagcagcagcggcggtaGTCGCAGCAACAATTACAACAGCGCCGGATTCCCCGCCAGTTGCAGATACACACCCGAGCAAAGCGGACGACGCCAACGGTCAGCCGCCGTCCAAGTCGAAGAAAAGCAAATCGCATCGGGAGCGCAGAGAACGCGGAAAAAAAACGACAGCAACTACAACGGCCGATAACGCCACTGTACTGGTTATATCAGCATCTGAGAACGATACTCAATCCAacgaagaacaccgaccggcAAAGCCAGCGGACTGTGATAAGGAG ATCATGAGCGGCGCCCAGCGTACAAAGCCAGGCAATGGCAACAAATCAGCCAGCAATGGCAAAAGCCAGCAATCGCCTCCGCTGCGCATCGAGGATGTGGTGGCGGCCAGGAGCACCAATGGCGAGGAGCCGGCCAAATGTGATAATGATGTGCGCGAGCTACAGCGAGCCTCAAAG GAAATCAATCGCAGCAATCGCCGCATCATGAAACAAACCTTCAACTCAGATGTGCTGGAGATTCCCGAGAAAATAGAGACATCGGCAACAAAGGCAATCCCCACATCACCGCAAGCATCAGCCACAGCGAAACCACCTGCAGAAAGCACCACcgaagatgatgatgaggaggacgaggacgacTGGGAGAAGATGTTCGACGAGAGTGGCGACTGTCTGGATCCCAAGATTCTCCAAGAACTGTCTGAATCCGTGGGCAAGTGCAAAATAGAGCTGCCCAAAATGGACTATACG GTCTTTCACATTAAACAACAACTGCTCAACGAAGAGGAGTTTCCGCACGTTCTGGAGGTGTCCAATTTCCCAGTGGAGTTCAAAACTCCCGACCTCCTCATGCTTTTCGCCCAGTACAGGGGCAGTGGCTTCGACATCAAGTGGGTGGACGATACCCATGCCCTGGCTGTGTTCAGCAGTTCCCGCATTG CTGCTGAGGTGCTGACGATGGGGCATCCGTTTGTCAAGTTGAAGCCACTGGCGGAGGCCACTCTGGAGTCACGACTGAAGGCGAAGAAGGCCGGCGCGGTGTCAATGCAGCCGTATCGCCAGCGTCCGGAAACCTGCACGGCCTTGGCCCGACGACTGGTATCGGGTGCACTGGGAGTCAAGCTGCCCACGGCGCCGCAGGAACGGGAGAACGAGAGGCGGGTGCTACGTGAAGCCAAAG AACGCAAACTGCTAGCTGCCAAACAGCGGGACGAGGTCTGGGAGAGCTAG